The stretch of DNA AGCTAAAGTTAAAGGTGTGTTTTGTGCAACATCTTTTAAATTTTCTTTTGCTTCTTTTATATTATCTAACGTAATCATATTTTTTCTTTTCATTTAATTTCCTTGAAATACTATCTAAAAAGAGTTTTCACCTTTATAAATAAAACTCTTTTTACATAGTAGTAATAGATAGAGCATAAGCTCTATCTATTCTCTTCTCTAATCTCTTTTACTGCTTGAACCATGTTTTTTAAACTTGGAATTACTTCTTCCCATTTTCTTGTTTTAAGTCCACAATCTGGGTTTATCCATAATTGCTCTTTTGGAAGTACTTCGAGTAAAAGTTTGATTTGTTTTTTTAGTTCTTCAACACTTGGAATTCTAGGGCTATGAATATCATAAACTCCAGGTCCAACTTCTTGTTTATATCCTACTTCTTTAAATATTTTAAGAAGCTCGTTTCCACTTCTTGCAGTCTCAATAGAAATAACATCTGCATCCATATCTTCAATAGTTTTAATAATGTCATTAAATTCACTATAACACATATGTGTATGAATTTGAGTTTCAGGGTATGCACTACTAACTGAGATCTTAAAGTCTCTTGTTGCCCAAGATTCATAAGCTTTAATATTCTCACTTCTTAAAGGATAGCCTTCTTTAAATGCTGCTTCATCAACTTGAATTATTTTAATACCACTCTTTTGTAAATCATCAATTTCATCACTTAAAGCAACAGCAATTTGTTTTGAAACTTCGTCTCTAGGTTTATCATCTCTAACAAATGACCAGTTTAAAATAGTAACTGGACCTGTTAACATACCTTTCATGATTTTCTCTGTTTTACTTTGTGCATAAGTAATCCAATCAACAGTCATAGCTTTTGGTCTTGAAATATCTCCATAAATAAATGGTGGTTTTACGCATCTACTTCCATAAGATTGAACCCAACCATTTTGTGAAAACCCATAACCTTTTAGTTGCTCTCCAAAGTATTCAACCATATCATTTCTTTCTGGTTCACCATGAACTAAAACTTCTATTCCGCACTCTTCTTGAAAAGCAATACACTCATCAATATACTGTTTCATCTGTTTTTCATAATCTTCTTTTGAGATTTCACTATTTTTAAAATCTCTTCTTGCTTTTCTAATCTCAGGTGTTTGAGGGAAAGAACCAATAGTTGTTGTTGCTAAGTCTTCATACTTTAAAAGCTCTTTTTGTATTTTGATTCTTTCTTCAAAATCTTTTTCTCTTGAAAGTTTAGTAAAAGTTTCAACTCTTTGTTTTACTTTTTCATCGTGAATAACAGTTGAAGTTTTTCTGCTTTTATTTGCTTCTATATTTTTTTCTAAATCTTTTGCTTCAATTTCATTTAGACTAGACTTGCCTTGGAAAAATAGTTTTGAAATCAAGTGAATCTCATCAAGTTTTTCTTCTGCGTAACTTAGCCAAGATTTAATCTTTTTGTCTAACTTCTCTTCATATCTTAGTGTAAATGGTGTGTGAAGTAATGAACAAGATGAAGAGATTAGGATATTCTCTTTTTTAACTTCTTGAGAAATCTCTTCCAATATCGAAACACTTTTTTCAATATCATTTTTCCAAATATTTCTTCCATCAACTACTCCTGCAATAAGTTTTTTATCACTTTTTGCAATATCACTTAAGCTTTCAATATTTTTCTTACCATATAAAAAATCTAAAGCTAAAGCATAAATAGGAGTATTTACTAATACTTTAGTAGCTTCATTTGAGTGTTCAAAATATGTTGCAACAATGATTTTGATATTTTCACTTACACTTGCTAACTTGTCATATGTTGGCTTGATTAGGCTTAATACTTTTTGTTCATTGTCTTTTACAAAAATAGGTTCATCTATTTGAACAGTGATTTCATCATCAAGTTTTGAAATCTCTTTTAGAAGTTCTTCATAAATAGGTAAAATCTTAGAGTGAAGTTCATATGTATCACCTCTATCAACTCTTTTTGAAAGACCTGAAAATGTAATTGGTCCAATAATATTGATTTTCGTTTTTATTCCGTACTCTTTTGCTTCTTTATATTCATTTAATATTTTTGAAGCATTTAATTTATACTCATCTTCTAATGAAAGTTCTGGAACTATATAATGGTAGTTTGTATTAAACCATTTAGTCATTTCCATTGCTACACTAGTTTTATTTCCTCTAGCCATAGAGAAATATAGCTCTTCATCTTTTAAGTCTTTAAATCTTTTTGGAATAGCATTTAATAAAACGCAAGTATCTAAAACATTGTCATAAAATGAAAAGTCATTTGACGAAATATATTTTATTCCTGCATCTTTTTGATATTTCCAGTGTCTTTTTCTTAAAACACTTGCAACTTCTTCAACTTCTTTAAACGAACAATTCTTTGACCAATATTTTTCTAATATTTTTTTTAATTCTCTTTGTTCTCCAATTCTTGGAAAACCTATTACATATGATTTTGACATTATTTTTAACCTTAAAAGTTTTGCACCAGTTATGGTGTCTAAATATCTATCTGCTTTTGCAGTAACAATAAAGATAATTATTGATTATCTTCGTGCGTAAAATTTAAATAGTATGGTTTATGATATTTAGAATATGTAATGGTGGATGTACCCCTGTTCGTCTAAACGCAAAGAACTTGCAATAAAAAGGGCAACGAGGTATGAATTTGAAAAGTAAGACTGCTAATTTTGTTTTTCTTCTAAAAAAATAATCACAGTGACAAGGTTTACTATTATTTATTTGTAAACATAAAGTGACTTCCTCTAGTGGAGGGTCATTTTCATCAAACTCATCATTTTCAGAAGATAATTTTTTCTGTAATGTGTGTTTAGCCTTTATCACAAGGTTTTGCAATTTTGTTTCAACAGTATAAGCTAAGATACTAGCAAATGTAAAATAGTTTTTTCCAAAACCTTTAGGCGCTTTCACTTTAGTTTCTCCTTTCATAAAATTAAAAGTGGAATTTATCAAATCTAAGCTTAATGTTTATTACATTTGAAAAGTTAAGTAGTTTAAATGAAATTAGGTTAATATTTCAAAAAATATTTAAGGTCAGTTTTGAAATTTACTTTTGTAACTTTATTTCCCAATTTAGTAGAACCATATTTTTATGATTCAATACTAAAAAGGGCTATTGATTCAAACTTTATATCTTATGAGTTTTACAATCCTAGAGATTTTACAACTAATAAGCATTTAAAAGTAGATAAACAAATGATTGGTGGAGGCGCAGGAATGCTAATGACTCCTCAGCCACTTTTTGATTGTTTAGATGAAATTAAAAGAAAAAATCCTGAAGCTTATATTGTATTTCCCCTTGCTGCTGCAAAACCTTTTAAACAAAATGATGCAAAAAGATTAGCAAAAAAGAAAAATATAGTTTTTGTTTCTGGAAGATATGAAGGTATTGATGAAAGAGTTATAGAAAAGTATGCAAATGAAGTGTTTTCAATTGGAGAGTTTATTCTAACTGGTGGAGAACTACCATCTTTAGTTATGGCTGATGCTATTGCTAGAAATGTTGAGGGAGTTTTAGGAAATGCTGATTCTTTAGTAGAAGAGAGTTATGAAAATAACCTTTTAGAAGCACCTTCTTTTAGTAAACCAGAAAATTTTCAAGATTTAAGCGTCATTAAAGAATTCTTAAAGGGAAACCATAGTAAAATTGCCACCTTAAAATATAACTTGGCTATATGCAAGACAAAATACTTTAGACCAAGTTTAGTTACAAATAAAAAACAAAATTAAAAGCGTGATACCCCGCGTCTTGCAAAGGCGGGCACTTTCACCAAAGGGAACAAATGAAAAATAGATACATTGCAAGCTTTGAAGCAGCGCAAATTGCAGAAAAAGAAATTCCTCAGTTTAGAGCTGGAGACAACGTAAGACTTGGTGTTGAGATTAAAGAAGGTTCTAAGACTAGAGTTCAAACTTTCGAAGGTGTTGTAATTGCTAGATCTGGTAACGGTGTTGATGCAACATTTACTGTTAGAAAACTTGGAGCTAACTCTGTTGGTGTAGAAAGAATTTTCCCACTATATTCTGAGTCTTTAAAGTCTTTTGAAGTAGTAAGAAGAGGTAAAGTAAGAAGAGCTAAATTACACTACCTTAGAGGTCTTACTGGTAAGAAAGCTAAAATTAAAGAGCTTAGAAAATAATTTAAGCAGAAAAACTAAGACTACGGTCTTAGTTTTACCTTATGTCAAAAACTTTAATCCACTGTACATCACTTTCTCAATCACAATCTTTTATTAACTTTTTAAATCTAAAACAAAATAATACTGTTAAGAATTTACCAAACGGGGTAAAAATATTTGAAGATGAAAATGCTAAATATCTTTTAGTAGTTTCTGAAACTGGAAAAGATAATATACTTGAAACTTTAGGCTTTGTCTATAAAAACTATACAATAACAAAAGCTTTAAATATTGGAATTGCTGGATGTAGTGATGGTTCTGTTAAAATAGGAATACTTTTTTGTACCAATAGACTTTTATTTGGAATGAATTTTGGCTCATTAACTACCGTTGATACTCCTTTAGAAACAGATGAAAACTTAGAAACACTTCTTGTGGATACAGAAGCTAAGTATTTCTTAGAAGCTTCAAAGGAAAACTGCAAAGAGTTATATGTCTTTAAAGTTGTTTCAGACTATTTAGAAACAGAAGAGTTAAAAAATGAATTTATAGAATCTCTTATACAAAATGTATACTCTAAAATCGAAAAATATATTAATTAATAATTTCAAAAAAATTATCAAACTTTACTAATAATACACTTTTTGTTTATACTTCTTTTGCTATAATCCTGCCCACAAATTAATATTTTAATTATAAATTTTAAATAAGGTAAATAGATGCTGCATGATATTGTAAATTTTGTTGTTGAATTAGTTGGGGACTTAGGATATATTGGTATATTTTTAATGATGTTTTTAGAGAGTTCTTTTTTCCCTTTTCCTAGTGAGGTAGTAATGGTTCCAGCAGGATATTTAGTATATAAAGGTGAAATGAATATGTTTGCTGCAATTTTTGCAGGTATAGCAGGAAGTTTAGGTGGAGCATTATTTAACTACTTTTTAGCAATAAAATACGGAAGAGCCTTTTTGATTAAATATGGAAGATACTTTTTCATCAGTGAAGAAACAATTGCAAAAGTGGAAGTTTTCTTTAAAGAACATGGTCATATTTCAACTTTCTCAGGAAGACTTATTCCTGCTGTTAGACAATATATCTCTTTCCCCGCAGGCTTAGCAAAAATGAATCTGCTAACTTTTTCTATTTATACAAGTTTAGGTGCAGGTATTTGGGTTGTTATTTTAACAATGCTTGGTTATTTTATTGGTGGAAATGAAGCTTTAATCAAAGAGTATTTAAGATATATCATTATTGCTATTCTAATCGGACTTGCAGCAATGGGATATTGGTACTATAGAAGAAAAAAGAAATAGACTAATTATTTAACTCTTTTTTCATTGAAAGTTGCTAAACTTAATAAATGAAAACAAAAAACAAAAAAAGTGTATCTTTAGTTCTTGGAAGTGGAGGGGCTAGAGGTTACGCTCATATTGGTGTTATAGAAACACTTCTTTCAAAAAATTATGAAATAAAATCAATCTCTGGTACATCAATGGGAGCTTTGATTGGTGGACTTTATGCTTGTGGAAAACTTGATGAGTTTAAGCAGTGGGTTCTTACAATCGACCCTTTAGAGATATTAAAACTACTTGATTTATCTTTTTCTAAAACAGGACTTATTAAAGGCGAAAAAATCTTTGAAAAGATTGAAGAGTTAATAGGTGATATTTGTATTGAGGATTTAGATATTAGTTTTACTGCTGTGGCTTCTGATATTATCAAACAAAAAGAAGTATGGATTCAAAAGGGAAAACTA from Arcobacter sp. F155 encodes:
- the metE gene encoding 5-methyltetrahydropteroyltriglutamate--homocysteine S-methyltransferase; its protein translation is MSKSYVIGFPRIGEQRELKKILEKYWSKNCSFKEVEEVASVLRKRHWKYQKDAGIKYISSNDFSFYDNVLDTCVLLNAIPKRFKDLKDEELYFSMARGNKTSVAMEMTKWFNTNYHYIVPELSLEDEYKLNASKILNEYKEAKEYGIKTKINIIGPITFSGLSKRVDRGDTYELHSKILPIYEELLKEISKLDDEITVQIDEPIFVKDNEQKVLSLIKPTYDKLASVSENIKIIVATYFEHSNEATKVLVNTPIYALALDFLYGKKNIESLSDIAKSDKKLIAGVVDGRNIWKNDIEKSVSILEEISQEVKKENILISSSCSLLHTPFTLRYEEKLDKKIKSWLSYAEEKLDEIHLISKLFFQGKSSLNEIEAKDLEKNIEANKSRKTSTVIHDEKVKQRVETFTKLSREKDFEERIKIQKELLKYEDLATTTIGSFPQTPEIRKARRDFKNSEISKEDYEKQMKQYIDECIAFQEECGIEVLVHGEPERNDMVEYFGEQLKGYGFSQNGWVQSYGSRCVKPPFIYGDISRPKAMTVDWITYAQSKTEKIMKGMLTGPVTILNWSFVRDDKPRDEVSKQIAVALSDEIDDLQKSGIKIIQVDEAAFKEGYPLRSENIKAYESWATRDFKISVSSAYPETQIHTHMCYSEFNDIIKTIEDMDADVISIETARSGNELLKIFKEVGYKQEVGPGVYDIHSPRIPSVEELKKQIKLLLEVLPKEQLWINPDCGLKTRKWEEVIPSLKNMVQAVKEIREENR
- the trmD gene encoding tRNA (guanosine(37)-N1)-methyltransferase TrmD; amino-acid sequence: MKFTFVTLFPNLVEPYFYDSILKRAIDSNFISYEFYNPRDFTTNKHLKVDKQMIGGGAGMLMTPQPLFDCLDEIKRKNPEAYIVFPLAAAKPFKQNDAKRLAKKKNIVFVSGRYEGIDERVIEKYANEVFSIGEFILTGGELPSLVMADAIARNVEGVLGNADSLVEESYENNLLEAPSFSKPENFQDLSVIKEFLKGNHSKIATLKYNLAICKTKYFRPSLVTNKKQN
- the rplS gene encoding 50S ribosomal protein L19, producing MKNRYIASFEAAQIAEKEIPQFRAGDNVRLGVEIKEGSKTRVQTFEGVVIARSGNGVDATFTVRKLGANSVGVERIFPLYSESLKSFEVVRRGKVRRAKLHYLRGLTGKKAKIKELRK
- a CDS encoding DedA family protein, with translation MLHDIVNFVVELVGDLGYIGIFLMMFLESSFFPFPSEVVMVPAGYLVYKGEMNMFAAIFAGIAGSLGGALFNYFLAIKYGRAFLIKYGRYFFISEETIAKVEVFFKEHGHISTFSGRLIPAVRQYISFPAGLAKMNLLTFSIYTSLGAGIWVVILTMLGYFIGGNEALIKEYLRYIIIAILIGLAAMGYWYYRRKKK